The proteins below are encoded in one region of Corynebacterium felinum:
- a CDS encoding class C sortase, which produces MLFVLIGIILLSYPLVATITANLQQSSKAQVYSKQTDTLDPELINQAREQAAIWNTEQTDGPILDPWLARVREDNEIYQHYLNQLNLTEVMATVSIPKINSLLPIYHGTEESTLHKGIGHLFGTSLPVGGESTHSVLTGHTGLSQATLWDNLIDVHEGDAVYVNTLGETMKYQVTGTEIVLPEETDTLRVEEGKDKLTLITCTPYAVNSHRLLVHAHRVPMDEKDEQILSGAYFPWQWWMTLVVAVLALVLLTILAIAIRNLRRKVRQHKGSSHND; this is translated from the coding sequence GTGCTGTTCGTACTCATCGGCATAATTCTGCTCAGCTACCCCCTCGTCGCAACAATCACCGCAAACCTGCAGCAATCAAGCAAAGCGCAAGTCTACTCAAAACAAACAGACACACTCGACCCAGAACTCATTAACCAAGCGCGCGAACAAGCAGCAATCTGGAACACCGAACAAACCGACGGGCCAATCCTCGACCCCTGGCTCGCACGAGTACGCGAAGACAACGAGATCTACCAACACTACCTCAACCAACTCAACCTCACCGAGGTAATGGCCACAGTCTCCATCCCCAAAATCAACTCCCTGCTGCCCATCTACCACGGCACCGAAGAATCCACCCTCCACAAAGGAATCGGACACCTCTTCGGCACCTCACTACCCGTCGGCGGCGAATCCACCCACTCCGTACTCACAGGCCACACCGGACTCTCCCAAGCAACCCTCTGGGACAACCTCATCGACGTCCACGAAGGTGACGCAGTCTACGTCAACACCCTCGGCGAAACGATGAAATACCAAGTCACCGGCACCGAAATCGTCCTACCCGAAGAAACCGACACCCTGCGCGTAGAAGAAGGCAAAGACAAACTCACCCTCATCACCTGCACCCCCTACGCAGTCAACTCCCACCGCCTCCTCGTCCACGCACACCGCGTACCCATGGACGAAAAAGACGAACAAATCCTCTCCGGAGCATACTTCCCCTGGCAATGGTGGATGACACTAGTCGTCGCAGTACTCGCACTCGTACTTCTCACAATCCTCGCAATCGCAATCCGAAACCTGCGCAGAAAAGTACGCCAACACAAAGGAAGCAGCCACAATGACTAA
- a CDS encoding SpaH/EbpB family LPXTG-anchored major pilin, with protein sequence MTKHRRTTTSMLYGMLALAILSALILAAPNAHATTIDPHRKGSLSITKSSGDPLTQYGDPHNPLAPLTREPIAGVTFTIQRIDVDLTTNEGWQELQSLNKNELAPAGAATEKLLPGTQLQATTSHDGIARFYDLKIGAYYVTEIPTTASEKHLSVIDPFVITIPVTIGNDTWDYDVHAFAKDQKIMATKTTTNEYACTGDTITFGITTTLPAPNTEGKITRVDIVDLLNTNLTYNPDNTHVYLTNTNAKGDKLTLAARDYRITNQDNILTIALSEAGLQRVAGLRTGRPDLQLNVEFSATITNLNHGQKLSNKGYVLPTGYPEFDPKATPGIPTNEVIITCQRGTGDRAHIPTLALTGAHTLWALVAGAILITGGLVLVRRNTTNTSGTEK encoded by the coding sequence ATGACTAAGCACAGAAGAACAACGACAAGCATGCTCTATGGCATGCTCGCCTTGGCCATTCTAAGCGCACTCATTCTCGCTGCCCCCAATGCGCACGCAACCACCATCGACCCACACCGCAAAGGCTCCCTAAGCATCACCAAAAGCTCAGGCGACCCACTCACCCAATACGGCGACCCCCACAACCCACTCGCCCCACTCACCCGTGAACCCATCGCCGGTGTCACCTTCACCATCCAACGAATCGACGTCGACCTCACCACCAACGAAGGCTGGCAAGAACTCCAAAGCCTCAACAAAAACGAACTCGCACCCGCAGGCGCAGCCACAGAAAAACTCCTGCCCGGAACACAACTACAAGCAACCACAAGCCACGACGGAATCGCACGATTCTACGACCTTAAAATCGGCGCATACTACGTCACCGAAATCCCCACCACCGCATCCGAAAAACACCTGAGTGTGATCGACCCATTCGTGATCACCATTCCCGTCACCATCGGAAACGACACCTGGGACTACGATGTCCACGCCTTCGCCAAAGATCAAAAGATCATGGCGACCAAAACAACGACCAACGAATACGCCTGCACCGGAGACACCATCACCTTCGGCATCACCACCACCCTTCCCGCACCCAACACCGAAGGAAAAATCACCCGGGTGGACATCGTGGATCTCCTCAACACAAACCTCACCTACAACCCAGACAACACCCATGTCTACCTCACAAACACCAACGCCAAAGGTGACAAACTTACCCTTGCAGCCCGAGACTACCGAATCACAAACCAGGACAACATCCTCACCATTGCACTCAGCGAAGCAGGGCTCCAACGTGTAGCCGGCCTGCGCACCGGACGGCCCGACCTGCAACTCAACGTCGAATTTTCCGCCACAATCACCAACCTCAACCACGGGCAAAAGCTCAGCAACAAAGGCTACGTACTGCCCACCGGCTACCCAGAATTCGACCCAAAAGCCACCCCTGGCATCCCCACCAATGAAGTCATCATCACATGCCAGCGAGGAACAGGCGATCGAGCCCACATACCAACACTAGCCCTCACCGGCGCACACACCCTATGGGCACTAGTAGCCGGCGCAATCCTCATCACAGGCGGACTCGTGCTCGTACGACGAAACACCACCAACACCAGCGGAACTGAAAAGTAA
- a CDS encoding VaFE repeat-containing surface-anchored protein yields the protein MNTALGTKITRLAIAILAVAALGLLATPIVDAQTDTSHTVTATEETLEPTPTPEPAVEETTAETTASQSTETTEEPKTVDNNPTEKENPPTQPSPRFRRSITFDQFEELNDFYGPSTFDQLNSHRDVRAIYVQHDDENTALDFLVRQGGELRAITITAPRGYTFHTRDDETRRNYTRTHEDQYRVRLNGNFRNGRFNGTTIEGNLQFSNNNTQLTITFDNPLRLNPNQVHRIEVLGDEDISRGWGIDLDYAPPASDAVSEPAQWIPQATMNPEMPQRCGLDIALLFDLSFSVNRANGLEPLRDAGLGVINGLKGTGSRIGIYNFGSGANTRPSVKTQKLDLNNSRNVQDLTRAVSAIVTQRNVWEQGSGTNWEAGLATIPLKQPGTDSGYDVVYLLTDGLPTTNNVDNQKFDSNATKDPGTATHQADLVRAVHAANRLKQTGTRIVPLLINVGDKSEWIIDDKFHTDHYANRVQNRYNIPRHGRNLLTYHIDKRRDQTPYINTRDGVTRGQLQFFVSQNTPRHLTPPSRGYVANVTQEFNVWRAGVRTPRDMAADISSDDAPVVVDNFSDLVESAKATILDNCLGTVTIKKRVYLPNGEPDAISEGKGFSFQAKTQGLPRLKDPHDPMLFVPEAVYTTYDDRAEVSISIRSTDVNQKGARLNIYELVPDGFALLPQEVDGAQHHAVCEKVVEGVRTPYTTQNIVDPHEKKNKGFEVIAGSDGFIVCEVRNIRLQNLNPTITTEASFEENRNVKLTHNAPASDHIYDDVTINHIVPGKEYMLRSWLVDKETGAMLSTEPTEITFTSESDNFTVTGRNHERDKRSQYWVSGRLKVRVQGAQSINPGTKAVVFSELYAHHVTAQGNAYDRQIHSDLPWNERDGLTIVSHQNLEDTNQTVSFEYRQIQIGVRKFGYPQGNTPRLIRPDSRQWLFDLYQHTDNGALEKIGTLDQHHPNHGWVLFSLPVSVVPGRTYSLVEVKAPEGHELLAEPISFTVGFITAPKRGNQALRPWATFTGGSIATVYDIPTQPTDRLVINVTDVRRGTLPLTGGHGVFYPIAGGILLLLLGVAYYYHLRRRA from the coding sequence ATGAACACAGCATTAGGCACGAAAATCACACGATTAGCCATCGCCATCCTCGCCGTAGCTGCACTCGGACTTCTTGCAACCCCAATCGTGGACGCACAAACCGACACCAGCCATACAGTTACCGCAACAGAAGAAACACTCGAACCAACCCCCACCCCAGAACCAGCAGTAGAAGAAACAACAGCCGAAACCACGGCGTCGCAAAGCACAGAAACCACCGAAGAACCAAAAACAGTAGACAACAACCCTACAGAAAAAGAAAACCCACCAACACAACCAAGCCCACGATTCCGCCGCTCCATAACCTTCGACCAATTCGAAGAACTCAACGACTTTTACGGACCATCAACATTCGATCAGCTCAACAGCCACCGAGACGTCCGTGCGATCTACGTCCAACACGACGACGAAAACACCGCCCTCGACTTTCTCGTACGGCAAGGCGGTGAACTTCGCGCTATCACAATAACCGCCCCCCGCGGATACACTTTCCACACCCGCGACGACGAAACACGTCGTAACTACACCCGTACACACGAAGATCAGTACCGAGTACGCCTCAACGGTAACTTCCGCAACGGACGCTTCAACGGAACAACAATCGAAGGTAACCTACAATTCAGCAACAACAACACTCAACTCACAATCACCTTCGACAACCCTCTACGCCTTAACCCCAACCAAGTTCACCGCATCGAAGTGCTCGGCGATGAAGACATCTCCCGCGGATGGGGCATCGACCTAGACTACGCACCACCGGCAAGTGATGCGGTCAGCGAACCAGCACAGTGGATCCCGCAAGCAACAATGAACCCAGAAATGCCCCAACGCTGCGGACTCGATATCGCACTACTCTTCGACCTCTCGTTCTCAGTCAACAGAGCAAATGGTCTCGAACCACTCCGCGATGCAGGCCTCGGAGTAATCAATGGGCTCAAAGGCACCGGATCACGCATCGGTATCTACAACTTTGGATCCGGAGCAAATACCCGACCATCAGTGAAAACCCAGAAATTAGACCTCAACAACTCACGAAATGTACAAGACTTAACCCGCGCAGTTTCCGCCATCGTGACCCAACGCAATGTTTGGGAACAAGGCAGCGGTACGAACTGGGAAGCAGGGCTGGCGACGATTCCGCTAAAACAACCAGGAACAGACAGCGGATACGATGTCGTATACCTCCTCACCGACGGTCTGCCGACCACCAACAACGTGGATAACCAGAAATTCGATTCCAACGCGACCAAAGATCCAGGAACCGCCACGCACCAAGCAGACCTCGTTCGTGCAGTACATGCAGCAAACCGCCTCAAGCAAACCGGCACGCGCATCGTTCCACTCTTAATCAATGTGGGTGACAAATCCGAATGGATTATCGATGACAAATTCCACACCGACCACTATGCAAACCGTGTGCAAAATCGCTACAACATCCCCCGACACGGGCGAAACTTACTCACCTACCATATTGATAAAAGGAGGGATCAAACGCCCTATATCAACACCCGCGATGGAGTAACCCGTGGCCAACTACAGTTTTTCGTCAGCCAAAACACCCCAAGGCACTTAACCCCTCCCAGCAGAGGATACGTCGCTAACGTCACTCAAGAGTTCAACGTCTGGCGTGCCGGTGTGCGCACACCTCGAGACATGGCTGCCGATATTTCCAGCGACGACGCGCCTGTTGTCGTGGACAACTTCAGCGATCTCGTCGAAAGTGCAAAAGCCACCATCCTCGACAACTGCCTAGGCACCGTCACCATTAAAAAACGCGTATACCTGCCCAATGGCGAGCCCGATGCGATCTCCGAAGGGAAAGGTTTCTCATTCCAGGCAAAAACCCAAGGGCTGCCACGTCTGAAAGACCCCCATGACCCTATGCTTTTCGTACCAGAGGCTGTGTATACCACCTACGACGATCGTGCTGAAGTATCCATCTCCATTAGAAGCACCGACGTGAACCAAAAAGGTGCCCGCTTAAACATCTATGAACTCGTACCCGATGGTTTTGCCCTGCTCCCACAAGAAGTAGACGGAGCGCAACACCATGCCGTCTGCGAAAAAGTTGTTGAAGGCGTACGCACCCCCTACACCACACAAAATATTGTCGACCCCCACGAGAAGAAAAACAAAGGCTTTGAAGTTATTGCCGGTAGCGACGGATTTATCGTGTGCGAAGTACGAAACATCCGCCTGCAAAACCTCAATCCTACAATTACAACGGAGGCATCCTTCGAAGAGAATCGAAATGTAAAACTCACCCACAATGCGCCTGCCAGCGATCACATATACGACGATGTGACCATCAACCACATCGTGCCTGGGAAAGAGTACATGCTCCGCTCGTGGCTGGTGGATAAAGAAACTGGTGCGATGTTGAGCACTGAGCCCACCGAAATCACCTTCACTTCAGAGTCTGACAACTTCACTGTGACCGGGCGCAACCACGAACGGGACAAGCGTTCCCAATACTGGGTTTCAGGGCGGTTGAAAGTACGCGTTCAGGGCGCACAATCCATCAACCCCGGCACCAAAGCCGTGGTGTTCTCCGAACTGTACGCCCACCACGTCACAGCTCAAGGTAATGCTTACGATCGGCAAATTCATTCGGATCTTCCCTGGAACGAACGCGATGGACTCACCATTGTCAGCCACCAAAACCTCGAAGACACCAATCAAACAGTCAGCTTCGAATACCGGCAGATCCAAATCGGTGTGCGTAAATTCGGCTACCCACAGGGTAATACTCCACGGCTCATACGCCCCGATTCACGGCAATGGTTATTCGACCTGTACCAGCACACAGACAATGGAGCTTTGGAAAAGATTGGCACCCTCGATCAGCACCACCCCAACCACGGATGGGTACTGTTTTCCCTTCCCGTCAGCGTAGTACCAGGGCGCACCTACAGCCTGGTGGAAGTCAAAGCGCCTGAAGGTCATGAACTCTTAGCTGAGCCGATCTCCTTCACCGTAGGGTTTATCACTGCACCTAAACGGGGCAATCAGGCATTGCGCCCATGGGCGACTTTTACCGGTGGATCAATAGCCACCGTGTACGATATCCCGACGCAACCGACCGATAGATTGGTGATTAACGTCACCGATGTACGCCGTGGCACCTTGCCACTCACCGGCGGACATGGTGTGTTCTACCCGATTGCAGGTGGCATACTGCTCCTGCTCCTCGGCGTGGCCTACTACTACCACTTGCGTCGCCGGGCGTAA